ATAGTTGCTGGTGACATAATCTTTAGGCTAGATGACGTAGACGTCTATCGCATTGAAGACTTGCTCAAGGAGATTCATAAAAGAAAAGTCGGAGAGAAAATAAGAATATTTATCCTTCGCAGAGGCAAAGAACACTTCTTTGAAGTAACACTGAGCAAAATGCCTTAAAAATACTATTAACTGGAGCGTGCCAACAAACAAATCATGGAAAAAAGAATCAAGACAAAACCCAACCTATCTGTATTAGCGTTAATCTCTTTCATCGCCTCTTTCGCCGTTGCCAGAGTTTTCACAAGCATAAATCCAACAGCATTTTGGCAAGTCAGCGGATACCACATTCACCATTTTTGGTATGGCCTCGCAATGATTGCCATAGGAGGTTGGCTAGGCATCACCGTCGAAAGCGAACGCATAAACAGAGTCGCAGCAATTCTTTTCGGTGCAGGCGGAGGACTCATAGGAGATGAATTTGGTCTTCTGCTAGAACTTAAAAGCGAAAGTTATTGGGCAGACATCACCTACACCCTTATCATAATGTTCGTAGCGCTTGCTTCAACCATAATCTTGCTGATCCGCTACTCAAAGACAATGCTAACTGAATTCACAGAGTTCATAAAAAGCAACGCAAGCTTATATTTCGGCGTCTTTCTTGAGGCAATCTCAATAGCATTTATCCTTGAGACCGATAACCTGTTAATTATTGTTTTTTTCAGTTCTTTAGCTATTGTAGCTTGCGCCATTATTGTTGGATATTTCATTCAGCGAATCATACGTAGATGGCGCCTCCAGATTGCTTAAAAATCAACTCTTTCAATATAATGCTTGATGTGATTAATCATGGGAAATATAGTAGAATTGAGCCTAACAAATTGGGAGGAT
The genomic region above belongs to Candidatus Thorarchaeota archaeon and contains:
- a CDS encoding PDZ domain-containing protein, producing IVAGDIIFRLDDVDVYRIEDLLKEIHKRKVGEKIRIFILRRGKEHFFEVTLSKMP